A genomic stretch from Vulpes lagopus strain Blue_001 chromosome 11, ASM1834538v1, whole genome shotgun sequence includes:
- the LOC121501471 gene encoding putative olfactory receptor 5AK3 — protein MTRENSTEVTEFFLLGFGAQHKYRYFLFIVFLVIYATSMMGNIGIILLIKTDSRLQTPMYFFLQHLAFVDICYTSAITPKMLQNFILENKSISFEGCAMQLLIYATFATSDCYLLAAMAVDCYVAICNPLHYPMIMSRRVCIQLVAGSYIIGSINASVHTGFTFSLYFCKSNTINHFFCDVPPILALSCSSIDINIMLLVVFVGFNLMFTVLVVISSYIYIMAAILKISSATERKKAFSTCSSHLTAIIIFYTTLSYMYLQPQANNSQENMKVTSVFYGIVIPFLNPLIYSLRNKEVKEALKVMRKKFF, from the coding sequence ATGACAAGAGAAAATAGCACTGAAGTGACTGaattttttcttctgggatttgGTGCCCAACACAAGTACCGATACTTCCTCTTCATTGTATTTCTGGTGATCTATGCGACTTCCATGATGGGTAACATTGGAATTATCCTACTCATCAAGACAGATTCCAGACTTCAAACACCTATGTACTTTTTCCTGCAACATTTGGCCTTTGTTGATATTTGTTATACCTCTGCTATCACTCCCAAGATGCTGCAAAACTTCATATTAGAAAATAAGTCTATATCATTTGAGGGCTGTGCAATGCAATTATTGATTTATGCAACATTTGCAACCAGTGACTGCTACCTCCTGGCTGCTATGGCAGTGGACTGTTATGTAGCCATCTGTAACCCACTTCACTATCCCATGATCATGTCCCGAAGAGTCTGCATCCAACTAGTAGCTGGTTCATATATCATAGGTTCAATAAATGCTTCTGTGCACACAGGTTTTACATTTTCACTGTACTTTTGCAAATCTAACACCATCAATCACTTTTTCTGTGATGTTCCCCCAATTCTGGCCCTTTCATGCTCCAGCATTGACATCAACATCATGCTCCTTGTTGTCTTTGTGGGATTTAACTTGATGTTCACTGTGCTAGTTGTCATCTCttcctatatatatatcatggCTGCCATCCTGAAGATATCTTCTGCTACCGAGAGGAAAAAAGCCTTCTCCACGTGCTCCTCCCACCTGACAGCCATCATCATTTTCTATACAACCCTATCATACATGTACTTACAGCCTCAGGCTAATAATTCCCAGGAGAATATGAAAGTGACTTCTGTATTTTACGGCATTGTGATTCCTTTTTTGAACCCCTTGATCTATAGTTTGAGAAATAAGGAGGTAAAAGAGGCTCTAAAAGTGATGAGGAAGAAGTTCTTCTAG